A genomic stretch from Erigeron canadensis isolate Cc75 chromosome 9, C_canadensis_v1, whole genome shotgun sequence includes:
- the LOC122581744 gene encoding 60S ribosomal protein L12 yields the protein MPPKFDPSQVVDVYVRVTGGEVGAASSLAPKIGPLGLSPKKIGEDIAKETAKDWKGLRVTVKLTVQNRQAKVSVVPSAAALVIKALKEPERDRKKVKNIKHSGNISFDDVIEIAKVMRPRSMAKELAGTVKEILGTCVSVGCTVDGKDPKDLQEEIANGDVEVPLD from the coding sequence ATGCCTCCAAAGTTCGACCCATCTCAGGTCGTCGACGTCTACGTCCGTGTCACCGGCGGAGAAGTTGGCGCCGCAAGTTCTCTAGCTCCCAAAATCGGTCCATTGGGTCTCTCTCCAAAGAAAATCGGTGAAGACATTGCAAAAGAAACCGCTAAAGACTGGAAAGGCTTACGTGTCACAGTCAAACTAACAGTCCAAAACCGACAAGCAAAAGTTTCTGTCGTGCCATCAGCAGCAGCTTTGGTTATCAAAGCATTGAAAGAGCCAGAAAGAGATAGAAAAAAAGTGAAGAATATTAAGCATTCTGGGAATATTAGCTTTGATGACGTCATTGAGATAGCTAAAGTGATGAGACCAAGATCTATGGCTAAGGAACTTGCAGGGACAGTTAAGGAGATTTTGGGAACATGTGTTAGTGTTGGATGTACCGTTGATGGAAAAGATCCTAAAGATTTGCAAGAAGAGATTGCTAATGGTGATGTTGAAGTTCCTTTGGATTAG